The Epinephelus lanceolatus isolate andai-2023 chromosome 14, ASM4190304v1, whole genome shotgun sequence genome has a window encoding:
- the LOC117251009 gene encoding olfactory receptor 7G1-like yields MENSTEVMSFVLAAYGNIGEVKYLYFSIMLLWYISICVANTVLIVVIYMDRRLHEPMYMLLCNLFLNEMSGSTAIYPLLLSQMFSDTHEVTLPWCFLQMGYIYTSASVEFCSLAAMAYDRYVSICCPLRYSVIMNTGRVGMIILLVWMYSFINFIFSFSFVIRLTFCGNVINKVFCDYHLIIKLACSVSILNNISDLLFAFVTVVIPFSLISVSYIKILNVCLTTSAENKQKAITTCTPQIISLSNMFVGTMFHFVDSRFDVVLLPDKVRIILSVYLLIFQPMITPFMYGFYLPKIRQSCKRFFV; encoded by the coding sequence ATGGAGAACTCAACTGAAGTTATGTCTTTTGTGTTGGCTGCCTATGGTAACATTGGAGAGGTAAAATACCTGTATTTCAGCATAATGCTATTATGGTACATCTCCATATGTGTGGCCAACACAGTTCTAATTGTGGTCATATATATGGACAGGAGGTTGCATGAGCCCATGTATATGCTATTATGCAATTTATTTCTGAATGAGATGAGTGGCAGTACAGCAATTTATCCTCTTCTGCTATCACAGATGTTTTCAGATACCCATGAGGTGACCTTACCATGGTGTTTTCTGCAGATGGGTTATATCTATACATCTGCTTCTGTTGAGTTTTGCAGTTTAGCAGCCATGGCCTATGACAGATACGTCTCTATCTGCTGTCCTTTACGTTACAGTGTCATTATGAACACAGGGAGAGTAGGTATGATCATTCTTCTTGTATGgatgtattcatttattaacTTTATATTCTCATTTTCATTCGTCATCCGTTTGACATTTTGTGGAAATGTCATTAACAAAGTGTTTTGTGACTACCACTTAATAATTAAACTTGCCTGTTCAGTTTCAATACTTAACAAcatatctgacctgctttttgCCTTTGTGACTGTGGTTATCCCATTTAGTTTAATTTCAGTCTCGTACATTAAGATTTTGAATGTTTGTCTGACTACATCTGCAGAAAACAAGCAAAAAGCCATCACCACCTGCACGCCTCAGATTATTTCATTGTCAAATATGTTTGTCGGCACCATGTTTCACTTTGTGGATTCCAGGTTTGATGTGGTCCTACTACCAGATAAAGTGCGCATTATTTTATCTGTATATCTCCTCATTTTTCAACCAATGATCACGCCCTTTATGTACGGATTTTATCTACCGAAAATAAGGCAGTCATGTAAAAGATTTTTTGTTTGA